In Myxococcales bacterium, the following proteins share a genomic window:
- a CDS encoding ATP-binding domain-containing protein → MRNEVAKNSAGAQIVADEERLSGQVSARVALGEDAGDGPSLVTSDIDRDLVALRDQISEARAEDLAPLVEQMTRLAALRGRLGGGKSLPVDINSPYFAHMRLKTGEGRGGKARDVLVGKRGFIDRASGVQIVDWRNAPISHIYYRYEEGDDYEEEIAGRTTSGMVEVRRNISIHGGKLRRIGAPQGTFIRDARNVWHQAVGSLAPTLHGGVGKAARAKPVAASGEKGKLGVHHGASMRADKALPEIAALIDKEQFDLITQPESGFVVIQGGAGSGKTTVALHRIAFLNFADGRRFRPNAMLFVVPTQSLVRYVAGVLPALGVGGVPVVTYTGWARATRLRLLPETPTKYNEDPPEQVSRVKKHPRVMGMLEQHVADQIAQVGTDIMQTAAGNRDIVEAWNARADIALVPRIMSLLTWVKGANLDSSVRLAMEGMLRRWRRATDVMMDDWAELFTNESLLLRVFAGSDITESDVRRTVRWVKQQTASATQAVDDEGKAIATADGGALEDEDSPAGKLDDEDDPILLRLIQLKRGALITPQGDQVRYNHIAIDEAQDRSSLEVKVLIEAVDAPDDRPNARSITIAGDTAQRLVFDNNFSGWDELLAQTGQAAVVRPLKLSYRSTAEVMLLAREVLGPELAPDDALAARDGEPVELHEFGDVGEAVAFLGDALRNLMAREPSASCAVVSRHPEQADLYYEGLRRTDIPAMRRVRRDEFTFQPGVDVTDVTQVKGLEFDYVVMVDVNAASYPAANWARHLLHIGVTRAAHQLWLVSTGEPSPLIPQALRDGGRMTVG, encoded by the coding sequence ATGCGAAACGAAGTTGCCAAAAACAGTGCTGGCGCGCAAATCGTCGCCGACGAGGAACGTCTTTCCGGCCAGGTTTCGGCGCGCGTCGCGCTGGGCGAAGACGCCGGCGATGGGCCCAGCCTGGTCACCAGCGACATCGACCGCGACCTGGTGGCGCTGCGCGACCAGATCTCCGAAGCGCGCGCCGAGGATCTCGCGCCGCTGGTCGAGCAGATGACGCGGTTGGCGGCGCTGCGCGGCCGGCTGGGCGGCGGCAAGTCGCTGCCGGTCGACATCAATAGCCCCTACTTCGCGCACATGCGGCTGAAAACCGGCGAAGGCCGCGGCGGCAAGGCGCGCGACGTCTTGGTTGGCAAGCGCGGCTTTATAGATCGCGCCTCCGGCGTGCAAATCGTCGACTGGCGCAATGCGCCCATTTCGCACATCTATTATCGCTACGAAGAGGGCGACGACTACGAAGAAGAAATTGCCGGCCGCACCACCAGCGGCATGGTGGAGGTACGGCGCAACATCTCCATCCACGGCGGCAAGTTGCGGCGCATCGGCGCGCCGCAGGGCACGTTTATCCGCGACGCGCGCAACGTGTGGCACCAGGCCGTCGGCAGCCTCGCGCCGACGTTGCACGGGGGCGTTGGCAAGGCCGCGCGCGCCAAGCCGGTGGCCGCCAGCGGCGAGAAGGGCAAGCTCGGCGTGCACCACGGCGCCTCCATGCGCGCCGACAAGGCGCTGCCGGAAATCGCCGCGCTCATCGACAAAGAGCAATTCGATCTCATCACGCAGCCCGAAAGTGGCTTCGTCGTCATCCAAGGCGGCGCTGGCTCGGGCAAGACCACCGTGGCGCTCCATCGCATAGCGTTTCTCAATTTTGCCGACGGTCGGCGATTTCGCCCTAACGCCATGCTGTTCGTGGTGCCAACCCAGAGCCTGGTCCGTTATGTCGCCGGCGTGCTGCCCGCGCTCGGCGTCGGTGGCGTGCCGGTCGTCACATATACCGGCTGGGCGCGCGCCACGCGACTGCGCTTGCTCCCCGAGACGCCGACTAAATACAACGAAGATCCGCCCGAGCAGGTGTCGCGCGTCAAGAAGCATCCGCGCGTCATGGGGATGCTCGAGCAACACGTCGCCGATCAGATCGCCCAAGTCGGCACCGACATCATGCAAACGGCCGCGGGCAACCGCGACATCGTTGAGGCCTGGAACGCGCGCGCCGACATCGCCTTGGTGCCCCGCATCATGTCGCTGCTGACGTGGGTAAAGGGCGCCAATCTCGACTCCAGCGTGCGCCTGGCCATGGAGGGCATGCTGCGGCGTTGGCGCCGCGCCACCGACGTCATGATGGACGATTGGGCCGAACTGTTTACGAATGAGTCCTTGCTGCTGCGTGTCTTTGCCGGCAGCGACATCACCGAGTCCGACGTTCGCCGGACGGTAAGGTGGGTCAAGCAGCAAACCGCCAGCGCCACCCAAGCCGTCGACGACGAAGGCAAGGCCATTGCCACCGCCGATGGCGGCGCGCTCGAGGACGAAGATAGCCCTGCGGGCAAACTCGACGACGAAGATGACCCGATCTTGTTGCGCCTCATCCAGCTAAAGCGCGGCGCGCTGATCACGCCGCAGGGCGACCAGGTGCGCTACAACCACATTGCCATCGACGAGGCGCAAGATCGCTCGTCGCTCGAGGTCAAGGTGCTCATCGAAGCGGTCGACGCGCCCGACGATCGCCCGAACGCGCGATCGATCACGATTGCCGGCGACACCGCGCAGCGTTTGGTGTTCGACAATAACTTCAGCGGTTGGGACGAGTTGCTGGCGCAAACCGGCCAGGCCGCCGTGGTGCGTCCGCTCAAGCTGTCGTATCGCTCCACCGCCGAGGTGATGCTGCTGGCGCGCGAGGTGCTCGGCCCCGAGCTGGCCCCGGACGACGCGCTCGCGGCGCGCGATGGCGAGCCGGTCGAGCTGCACGAGTTTGGCGACGTCGGCGAGGCGGTGGCGTTTTTGGGCGATGCACTGCGCAACCTCATGGCGCGCGAGCCAAGCGCGTCGTGCGCGGTCGTCTCGCGTCACCCAGAGCAGGCAGACCTTTACTACGAGGGCCTGCGACGCACCGATATTCCCGCGATGCGGCGCGTGCGACGCGATGAATTTACGTTTCAGCCCGGCGTCGACGTGACCGATGTTACGCAGGTCAAGGGCCTTGAATTTGACTACGTTGTCATGGTCGACGTCAACGCGGCCTCCTACCCCGCCGCCAACTGGGCGCGCCACCTGCTGCACATTGGCGTTACCCGCGC
- the speA gene encoding biosynthetic arginine decarboxylase, translated as MARTKALAATDPLRRWTTQDALETYNIQGWGCGYFGINSGGDMIVTPRAPDGSIKGEINMKELIDELTGRGIQMPILLRFSDILRARIELICGAFHGAIKEYGYKGQYRGVYPIKVNQNRTVVEEVIEYGRPFHFGLEAGSKPELLAVMAIHQDDESIIVCNGYKDEEYIETALLASKLGKTVILVVEKPSEIDQIHRVVERVKIRPTLGIRARLSSRGAGRWEQSGGDFSKFGLTPTELVEAVQKLKEWGELDCFKLLHFHLGSQISAIKSVKNALREAGRLFVELYKMGATGLKYVDVGGGLGVDYDGSQTNFASSMNYSVQEYANDVVYSLKEICDADNVPHPTIVSESGRAVTAHHSVLVVNTLGVTEFNTSVPKELPKPPVPVVSNMWEIYQGISQKNILESYHDIVEYKDQVLQLFNLGHLSLEHRVMCENLFWATCEKTLLMARQLPHMPEELEGLEKALSDTYFCNFSMFQSLPDAWAVDQLFPITPLHRLTEEPTQRATLADITCDSDGKIEKFIDLRDIKHVLELHPVNGEDYYLGIFLVGAYQEILGDMHNLFGDTNTVHVMLNSDGDYDVKDVVAGDTVSEVLSYVDYNPTDLLGRLRSTVEAALRKKIITIEESRTLINQFRQGLIGYTYLARS; from the coding sequence ATGGCACGCACCAAGGCCCTGGCGGCAACCGATCCTCTTCGTCGCTGGACCACGCAGGATGCCTTAGAAACCTACAATATTCAGGGCTGGGGCTGCGGCTACTTCGGCATCAATTCAGGTGGCGACATGATCGTCACGCCGCGCGCCCCCGACGGCAGCATCAAGGGCGAGATCAACATGAAGGAGCTCATCGACGAGCTCACCGGCCGCGGCATCCAGATGCCGATCTTACTCCGCTTCTCCGACATCTTGCGCGCGCGCATCGAGCTCATTTGCGGCGCCTTTCATGGCGCCATCAAGGAGTATGGCTACAAGGGTCAGTATCGCGGTGTCTACCCGATCAAGGTCAACCAGAACCGCACCGTGGTCGAAGAGGTCATCGAATATGGCCGTCCGTTTCACTTTGGCCTCGAGGCCGGCAGCAAGCCCGAGCTCCTCGCCGTCATGGCAATTCACCAAGACGACGAATCGATCATTGTATGCAACGGCTACAAAGACGAGGAGTACATTGAGACGGCGTTGCTGGCGTCCAAGCTCGGCAAGACCGTCATCTTGGTGGTTGAAAAGCCAAGCGAGATCGATCAGATCCACCGCGTCGTCGAACGGGTAAAGATTCGCCCGACCTTGGGCATTCGCGCCCGCCTGTCGAGCCGAGGTGCTGGGCGCTGGGAGCAATCCGGCGGCGATTTTTCCAAGTTTGGCCTAACGCCAACCGAGCTGGTTGAAGCCGTGCAGAAGCTCAAGGAGTGGGGCGAGCTCGACTGCTTCAAGCTGCTGCACTTTCACCTCGGCTCACAGATTTCGGCGATCAAGTCGGTCAAGAACGCGCTGCGAGAGGCCGGCCGGCTATTCGTCGAACTCTATAAGATGGGCGCGACGGGCCTGAAGTACGTCGACGTCGGCGGCGGCCTTGGCGTCGACTACGACGGCTCGCAGACCAATTTCGCCTCGTCAATGAATTACTCGGTGCAGGAGTATGCCAACGACGTGGTGTATTCGCTCAAAGAGATCTGCGACGCCGACAACGTGCCGCACCCGACCATCGTGTCGGAATCCGGCCGCGCGGTGACGGCACACCATTCGGTGCTGGTGGTCAACACGCTGGGCGTTACCGAATTTAACACCTCGGTGCCCAAGGAGCTGCCCAAGCCGCCAGTGCCGGTGGTGAGCAACATGTGGGAGATCTACCAAGGCATCTCGCAGAAAAATATCCTCGAGTCGTATCACGACATCGTCGAATACAAGGACCAGGTGCTGCAGCTATTCAACCTCGGGCATCTCTCGCTTGAGCACCGCGTGATGTGCGAGAACTTATTCTGGGCAACCTGCGAGAAGACGCTGCTGATGGCGCGCCAGCTGCCGCACATGCCCGAGGAGCTAGAAGGCCTGGAAAAGGCGCTTTCGGACACGTATTTCTGCAATTTTTCGATGTTCCAGTCGCTGCCGGATGCGTGGGCTGTCGACCAGTTGTTCCCGATTACGCCGCTGCATCGCCTCACCGAAGAGCCGACCCAGCGCGCGACGCTCGCCGACATCACCTGCGACTCGGACGGCAAGATCGAGAAGTTCATCGACCTGCGCGACATCAAGCACGTGCTCGAGCTGCACCCCGTCAACGGCGAGGACTACTACCTCGGCATCTTCCTCGTCGGCGCCTACCAGGAAATCTTGGGCGACATGCACAATCTTTTCGGTGACACCAACACGGTGCACGTCATGCTCAACAGCGACGGCGATTACGACGTCAAGGACGTCGTCGCAGGCGACACCGTGAGCGAGGTGCTGTCGTATGTTGACTATAATCCTACCGATCTGCTCGGCCGGCTGAGAAGCACCGTCGAGGCGGCGCTGCGTAAAAAGATCATTACGATCGAAGAGTCGCGGACGCTGATCAATCAGTTCCGCCAGGGCCTCATCGGCTACACCTATCTCGCACGCTCGTAG
- the moaB gene encoding molybdenum cofactor biosynthesis protein B: protein MCYDDPVSGQHISVQVAVLTVSDTRTAQTDTSGQTAVDMLVAAGHRVVARAIVKDEINTIHGQLKAWVADGQVDVIITTGGTGVTPRDVTPEALEPLVTKPIPGFGESFRYLSFLDIGTSAMQSRADAALCETTYVFLLPGSTGAVKLALEKIIIPQLDINNKPCSITALLPRIRSEIR, encoded by the coding sequence CTGTGCTATGACGATCCCGTGTCGGGCCAGCATATTTCGGTACAGGTCGCCGTGCTTACGGTGAGCGATACCCGCACTGCGCAAACCGACACGTCTGGTCAGACCGCGGTCGACATGCTGGTGGCGGCGGGGCATCGCGTTGTCGCGCGCGCCATTGTTAAAGACGAAATCAATACCATCCACGGCCAGCTCAAGGCGTGGGTGGCCGACGGTCAAGTGGACGTCATTATTACGACCGGCGGCACCGGGGTTACGCCTCGCGATGTTACGCCCGAGGCGCTTGAGCCGCTGGTCACCAAACCCATTCCCGGCTTTGGCGAGTCGTTCCGCTATTTGTCGTTTTTGGATATCGGGACCTCGGCGATGCAAAGCCGTGCCGATGCCGCCTTGTGCGAAACCACCTATGTGTTTTTGCTGCCTGGCTCGACCGGTGCGGTGAAGCTGGCGCTTGAGAAGATTATTATTCCGCAGCTCGATATCAACAACAAACCGTGCAGCATCACGGCGCTGTTGCCGCGCATCCGCAGCGAAATTCGGTAG
- a CDS encoding peptide chain release factor-like protein — translation MDRYRASGPGGQHRNKTESAIRLRHLALGVTVHADGSRSQAENRATAVTRMREALALQVRQGMVLEGWQPEAALAAFVAGGGRDITRRSRQSGAVLLQFARLLDVVEACGGEVGAAAQALGTSSSALSKLLTYDDDVVRAVNEMRSRRGLRALR, via the coding sequence ATGGATCGCTATCGCGCTTCGGGGCCAGGCGGCCAGCATCGCAACAAGACCGAAAGCGCGATTAGGTTGCGTCACCTGGCGCTCGGCGTGACGGTGCATGCCGACGGCTCGCGCTCGCAGGCCGAGAACCGCGCGACGGCGGTGACGCGTATGCGCGAGGCCTTGGCGTTGCAAGTTCGGCAAGGGATGGTGCTTGAAGGCTGGCAGCCGGAGGCGGCGCTCGCAGCGTTTGTCGCCGGCGGCGGTCGCGACATCACGCGGCGCTCGCGGCAGAGCGGGGCCGTGCTCCTGCAATTCGCGCGGCTGCTCGACGTGGTTGAAGCGTGCGGCGGCGAGGTTGGCGCCGCGGCGCAGGCCCTAGGCACCAGTTCGAGTGCCTTGTCCAAGCTGCTGACGTACGACGACGACGTGGTGCGCGCGGTCAACGAAATGCGCTCGCGCCGTGGCCTGCGGGCCCTGCGGTAG
- a CDS encoding alpha/beta fold hydrolase, whose translation MSKHGVVVVGVLGLAAQLGCLAPTRDDAANLDEDKAGVTEANEDSYDWADDPGLRMMMLQAEAIGTKYDLCDETANYDGICLDWCWNDLDCGAAQTQAVQNRSTQRLPIVLVHGFNAGKKAFHDVAPRLRDAGFIVEEVQLSPYAPTVIRTDELATQIAEIKARHGAAKVHLIAHSFGGIDARRLVHVPPFTDVAASITTVSTPHRGTHIAELLTAEWVLELAPAVLRRISFIGESDADFVEQNDFAAQVADMMPAAMEAFNAAYPDRAGVFYQSYAGYATTLGVRNSNHLGDCEEQYWGGDAAYDHINPLLAVSHVLLRGADDGLVAVRSAKWGRFRGCLPGDHLDVIGQIQKSGANSAGFAHHDFYLQVAQELVTCEAAASRRAFNAAIFAECMQNAGAPVN comes from the coding sequence ATGTCGAAGCATGGTGTTGTGGTTGTAGGGGTGCTGGGCCTTGCGGCTCAGCTTGGCTGCTTGGCGCCGACGCGCGATGACGCGGCGAATCTTGATGAAGACAAGGCCGGCGTTACCGAGGCTAACGAAGACAGCTATGACTGGGCTGACGATCCTGGGTTGCGCATGATGATGCTGCAGGCCGAGGCCATCGGCACCAAATACGACCTATGCGACGAGACAGCCAACTACGATGGCATTTGTCTCGACTGGTGTTGGAACGATTTAGATTGCGGTGCGGCCCAGACGCAGGCGGTGCAAAACCGCAGCACCCAACGCCTGCCGATCGTGCTCGTGCATGGCTTTAACGCCGGCAAAAAGGCCTTCCATGACGTGGCACCACGGCTGCGCGATGCCGGCTTTATAGTCGAAGAAGTGCAGCTTTCGCCCTATGCTCCGACCGTCATCCGTACCGACGAGCTGGCGACGCAGATCGCCGAAATCAAGGCGCGGCATGGCGCGGCCAAGGTGCATTTGATCGCACATTCATTTGGCGGCATCGACGCCAGGCGCTTGGTGCATGTGCCGCCCTTTACCGACGTCGCCGCGAGCATCACCACCGTTTCAACACCGCATCGCGGCACGCACATCGCCGAGCTGCTGACGGCAGAGTGGGTGCTAGAGCTCGCCCCAGCGGTGCTCCGCCGCATCTCTTTTATTGGCGAGAGCGACGCGGATTTCGTTGAGCAAAACGATTTTGCCGCGCAAGTTGCCGACATGATGCCGGCCGCCATGGAGGCGTTCAACGCCGCCTATCCCGATCGCGCCGGCGTGTTTTATCAATCGTATGCGGGCTATGCAACGACGCTTGGCGTGCGCAATAGCAATCACCTGGGTGATTGCGAAGAGCAGTATTGGGGCGGCGACGCCGCCTATGATCACATCAACCCCTTGCTCGCGGTCAGCCATGTGTTGCTGCGTGGGGCCGACGACGGCCTCGTCGCGGTGCGCAGCGCCAAGTGGGGCCGCTTTCGCGGCTGCCTCCCCGGCGATCACCTCGACGTCATCGGCCAAATCCAAAAAAGCGGCGCCAACTCCGCCGGCTTTGCCCACCACGACTTCTATCTCCAGGTCGCGCAGGAGCTCGTAACCTGCGAGGCCGCGGCGAGCCGCCGCGCGTTTAACGCCGCGATCTTCGCCGAATGCATGCAAAACGCCGGCGCCCCGGTGAACTAG